Proteins encoded together in one Pseudomonas arsenicoxydans window:
- the astA gene encoding arginine N-succinyltransferase — protein MIVRPVRVTDLPALMDLVQQAGPGFTTLPANEERLAHRVRWAQRTFAEQVERADADYLFVLEDDDQQVVGISALAGAVGLREPWYNYRVGLTVSSSPDLGIQRQIPTLFLNNEMTGQSEICSLFLRHDQRHGSNGRLLSLGRLLFVAEFPHFFGDKLIAELRGRADEHGCSPFWDSLGRHFFKMDFSHADHLSGLGSKSFIAELMPRQPLYTCLLTEQAQAVIGKAHPNTEPALKILSAEGFAHQGYIDIFDAGPVIEAQIAKIRTVRDSQPLLLAIGTPDEQAPVWLIHNRRLENCRITAAQARRVGNSLIVDRLTAKRLQLQPGDSVRAVLLRNQQQQAVAA, from the coding sequence ATGATTGTCCGCCCGGTTCGCGTCACCGACCTGCCTGCCTTGATGGATCTGGTGCAACAGGCCGGCCCCGGGTTCACCACCCTGCCGGCCAACGAGGAGCGCCTGGCACACCGGGTCCGCTGGGCCCAGCGCACCTTCGCCGAACAGGTCGAGCGAGCAGATGCCGATTATTTGTTCGTCCTTGAAGACGACGATCAGCAAGTGGTTGGTATCAGTGCCTTGGCCGGCGCCGTCGGCCTGCGTGAGCCCTGGTACAACTATCGGGTCGGGCTGACGGTCAGCTCGTCGCCGGACCTGGGCATCCAGCGGCAGATTCCGACGCTGTTCCTGAACAACGAGATGACCGGCCAATCGGAAATCTGCTCGCTCTTCCTGCGGCACGATCAACGCCACGGCAGTAACGGCCGGTTGCTGTCGCTGGGGCGCCTGTTGTTCGTTGCCGAATTCCCGCACTTTTTTGGCGACAAGTTAATCGCAGAACTGCGTGGCCGCGCCGATGAACATGGCTGTTCACCGTTCTGGGACAGCCTGGGCCGGCACTTCTTCAAGATGGATTTCAGCCACGCCGATCACCTGTCGGGGCTGGGCAGCAAATCGTTCATCGCCGAACTGATGCCCCGCCAACCGCTCTACACCTGCCTGCTCACCGAACAGGCCCAGGCCGTCATCGGCAAGGCACACCCCAACACCGAACCGGCGCTGAAGATCCTCAGCGCCGAAGGGTTTGCCCATCAGGGTTACATCGACATCTTCGACGCAGGCCCGGTGATCGAAGCCCAGATCGCGAAAATTCGCACCGTACGCGACAGCCAGCCACTGCTATTGGCCATCGGTACGCCAGACGAGCAGGCCCCGGTTTGGCTGATCCACAATCGGCGCCTGGAGAACTGCCGCATCACCGCAGCCCAGGCCAGACGGGTGGGCAACAGCCTGATCGTCGACCGCCTCACGGCCAAACGCCTGCAACTGCAACCCGGCGACTCGGTACGTGCCGTGTTGCTGCGCAATCAACAGCAGCAGGCTGTTGCGGCGTAA
- a CDS encoding isocitrate lyase/PEP mutase family protein: MSRLSHQDLRRSFRELFASNACYHTASVFDPMSARIAADLGFEVGILGGSVASLQVLGAPDFALISLSEFAEQATRIGRVAQLPVIADADHGYGNALNVMRTIVELERAGIAALTIEDTLLPAQFGRKSTDLIGVAEGVGKIRAALEARVDTEMAIIARTNAGILPVQEVISRTQQYQKAGADGICMVGVRDFDHLEQIAEHLSVPLMLVTYGNPALRDDKRLAELGVRVTIDGHGAYFAAIKATYDSLREQRQIFTQAADLSATELTHTYTQPEEYIRWAEEFMSVKE, translated from the coding sequence ATGTCCAGGCTCTCTCATCAAGATTTGCGCCGTAGCTTTCGCGAGCTGTTTGCGTCCAACGCTTGCTATCACACGGCGTCGGTCTTCGACCCGATGTCGGCCCGCATTGCCGCTGACCTGGGTTTTGAAGTGGGCATCCTGGGGGGATCGGTTGCGTCATTGCAGGTGCTGGGCGCCCCTGACTTCGCCTTGATCAGCCTCAGCGAGTTCGCCGAACAGGCCACGCGCATTGGCCGTGTGGCGCAATTGCCAGTGATCGCCGACGCCGACCACGGCTACGGCAACGCACTCAACGTGATGCGCACCATCGTCGAGCTGGAACGCGCCGGCATCGCTGCGCTGACCATCGAAGACACCCTGCTGCCGGCACAATTCGGCCGCAAATCCACCGACCTGATCGGGGTGGCGGAAGGCGTCGGCAAGATTCGCGCGGCCCTGGAAGCGCGGGTCGATACAGAGATGGCAATCATTGCTCGCACCAATGCCGGGATACTGCCGGTGCAGGAAGTCATCAGCCGCACCCAGCAATACCAGAAAGCCGGTGCCGACGGCATTTGCATGGTCGGCGTGCGCGACTTCGATCACCTCGAGCAGATTGCCGAACACCTGAGCGTGCCGCTGATGCTCGTCACTTACGGCAACCCGGCGCTGCGCGATGACAAACGCCTGGCTGAACTGGGCGTGCGAGTGACCATCGACGGTCACGGCGCGTACTTCGCAGCAATCAAGGCGACCTACGACAGCTTGCGCGAGCAGCGGCAGATCTTTACCCAGGCGGCGGATTTGAGCGCCACCGAGCTAACTCATACTTATACGCAGCCGGAGGAATACATCCGTTGGGCGGAAGAGTTTATGAGTGTGAAGGAGTAA
- the hglS gene encoding 2-oxoadipate dioxygenase/decarboxylase HglS has protein sequence MSHPSFVSPDLIRQRFSKAMSDMYREEVPLYGALMELVEQTNRHVLESEPQIARQLNSTGEIERLDLERHGAIRVGTAGELATLARLFAVMGMQPVGYYDLTPAGVPVHSTAFRAVHEASLQVSPFRVFTSLLRLELIEDPALRAFAQSVLDKRQIFTPTALALIERAETEGGLTEQEALDFVEQALETFRWHHSATVTAEQYQKLSAQHRLIADVVAFKGPHINHLTPRTLDIDIVQAQMPAHGITPKAVIEGPPRRQCPILLRQTSFKALDEPIAFTDQAQTRGSHSARFGEIEQRGAALTPKGRALYDRLLNAARDELNDFPNEANAARYNALMTQHFGEFPDTYDGMRQQELAYFRYFVTEKGLAADELQSLTLDDLLSGGYLRVEPLVYEDFLPVSAAGIFQSNLGDAAQVNYGVHSNRQAFEQALGRPTIDELGLYAETQRRSIEECFAALS, from the coding sequence ATGAGCCACCCAAGCTTCGTCAGCCCTGACCTGATCCGCCAACGCTTCTCCAAAGCGATGTCCGACATGTACCGCGAAGAAGTGCCGCTGTACGGCGCGCTGATGGAATTGGTGGAGCAGACCAACCGCCACGTCCTGGAAAGCGAGCCGCAGATCGCCCGGCAATTGAACAGCACCGGCGAAATCGAGCGACTGGACCTTGAACGCCATGGCGCCATCCGCGTCGGCACCGCTGGTGAACTGGCCACCCTCGCCCGCCTGTTCGCGGTGATGGGCATGCAACCTGTCGGTTATTACGACCTGACCCCGGCCGGCGTACCGGTGCATTCCACTGCATTTCGCGCGGTGCACGAAGCTTCGCTGCAAGTCAGCCCGTTCCGGGTGTTCACCTCACTGCTGCGCCTGGAACTGATCGAAGACCCGGCACTGCGGGCCTTCGCCCAGTCAGTGCTGGATAAACGCCAGATCTTCACCCCGACCGCGCTGGCACTGATCGAGCGCGCTGAAACCGAAGGCGGCCTTACCGAACAAGAGGCCCTGGATTTCGTCGAACAGGCGCTGGAAACCTTTCGCTGGCACCACAGCGCCACCGTCACCGCCGAGCAGTACCAGAAACTCAGCGCACAGCACCGCCTGATCGCCGACGTGGTGGCGTTCAAAGGTCCGCACATCAATCACCTGACGCCGCGCACCCTGGACATCGACATCGTCCAGGCACAAATGCCCGCCCATGGCATCACGCCTAAAGCCGTGATCGAAGGCCCGCCCCGCCGTCAGTGCCCGATTCTGCTGCGCCAGACCAGCTTCAAGGCACTGGACGAACCGATTGCGTTCACCGATCAAGCCCAGACTCGCGGCAGCCACAGCGCACGTTTTGGTGAAATCGAACAACGGGGCGCGGCGCTCACTCCCAAGGGTCGGGCGCTGTACGACCGTTTGCTCAATGCCGCCCGCGATGAATTGAACGACTTCCCCAACGAAGCCAATGCCGCCCGTTACAACGCGCTGATGACGCAGCATTTCGGCGAATTCCCTGACACCTACGACGGCATGCGCCAACAGGAACTGGCGTACTTTCGCTATTTCGTCACGGAAAAAGGCCTGGCGGCGGATGAGCTGCAATCCTTGACCCTGGACGATTTGCTCAGCGGCGGCTATTTGCGGGTGGAACCGTTGGTGTATGAAGATTTTCTGCCGGTCAGTGCAGCGGGGATATTTCAGTCGAACCTGGGGGATGCCGCGCAGGTAAATTACGGCGTGCATTCGAACCGCCAGGCATTTGAACAGGCCCTTGGGCGGCCGACGATTGATGAACTAGGGCTGTACGCAGAAACGCAGCGTCGTTCAATTGAAGAGTGTTTTGCAGCGTTGAGCTAA
- a CDS encoding transposase, translated as MKLNTFIERITTYDLERDKQKIMEDLRQLATNRTLLSEHLYTAIQQDGFSTRNSLYGAYAFVLHYNDLFTVRLGFWSPVSSKDESETFIYDLNHTHDFEIYAVGYSGDGYTTVTREILDDAPIQAGKRPVLGEERILKLAPGEILHMRPLYEVHKQLPPTTMSASLSLLIHPQRSVKTEEAWCFDENYVPTYPGIAMHETAFYEETLSMLERG; from the coding sequence ATGAAACTCAATACATTTATTGAGCGTATAACGACTTACGATCTAGAGCGGGACAAACAAAAGATCATGGAAGATCTGCGCCAACTCGCGACCAACCGTACATTGTTGAGTGAGCACCTTTATACCGCTATTCAACAAGACGGTTTCAGCACACGGAACAGTCTCTACGGCGCTTATGCCTTTGTATTGCATTACAACGATCTGTTTACTGTCCGCTTGGGGTTTTGGTCTCCGGTCTCATCGAAAGATGAAAGTGAAACGTTCATCTATGACCTGAACCACACCCACGACTTTGAAATTTACGCCGTGGGTTATAGCGGAGACGGGTATACAACTGTTACACGAGAAATACTTGATGACGCGCCCATCCAAGCTGGGAAAAGACCAGTTCTTGGCGAAGAAAGAATACTTAAACTGGCGCCAGGGGAAATCCTGCACATGCGCCCACTGTACGAAGTGCACAAGCAGCTTCCACCCACAACAATGTCCGCATCGCTGAGTTTGCTTATTCATCCTCAACGGTCCGTTAAAACAGAGGAAGCCTGGTGCTTCGACGAGAACTATGTGCCGACCTATCCCGGCATTGCCATGCACGAAACAGCTTTCTATGAAGAAACGCTGTCGATGCTCGAACGCGGGTAG
- a CDS encoding arginine N-succinyltransferase, which yields MLVLRPVELTDLPQLQQLARDSLVGVTSLPDDTERLRMRILDSCASFEKNVEAHGPENYFFVLEDLQAQRLVGCSEILATAGFNEPFYSLRNRHFTSASRELNIEHGVPALSLCHDLNGHTLLRGFHIDTALVRTAFSQLLSRARLLFIAAHSQRFADTVITEIVGFSTDEGQSPFWDAVGKHFFDLPYAEAERLCGLESRTFLAELMPQYPIYVPMLPQAAQACIGRIHPDGQEAFDILEREGFETNSYIDLFDGGPTLYARTSNILSIAQSQTGTVQLGSIIDARGSYLVSNDSLKDYRAIVAELDVQAGQPVQLSAQMCAALNVTEGSPLRLIAL from the coding sequence ATGCTGGTCTTACGCCCAGTCGAACTAACCGACCTGCCCCAGTTGCAGCAACTGGCGCGCGACAGCCTGGTCGGCGTCACGTCCCTGCCGGACGACACCGAACGCCTGCGCATGAGGATTCTCGATTCCTGCGCCTCGTTCGAAAAAAACGTCGAGGCGCATGGCCCGGAGAACTATTTCTTCGTGCTTGAGGACCTGCAGGCCCAACGGCTGGTGGGCTGCTCGGAAATCCTGGCCACCGCCGGTTTCAACGAGCCGTTCTACAGCCTGCGCAATCGCCACTTCACCAGCGCTTCCCGGGAACTGAACATCGAGCATGGCGTGCCGGCGCTGTCGTTATGTCACGACCTCAACGGCCACACCTTGCTGCGCGGCTTTCACATCGACACCGCGCTGGTGCGAACAGCCTTTTCGCAGTTGCTGTCACGGGCACGGCTGCTGTTCATTGCCGCCCATTCGCAGCGCTTTGCCGACACGGTGATCACCGAGATCGTCGGCTTCAGCACCGATGAAGGGCAGTCGCCGTTCTGGGATGCGGTGGGCAAGCACTTCTTTGACCTGCCTTATGCCGAGGCCGAACGGCTCTGCGGCCTGGAAAGCCGGACCTTTCTCGCCGAGCTGATGCCGCAATACCCGATCTACGTGCCGATGCTGCCGCAGGCGGCGCAGGCGTGCATTGGCCGCATCCACCCCGATGGCCAGGAAGCCTTCGATATCCTCGAGCGCGAAGGATTTGAAACCAACAGCTACATCGACCTTTTCGACGGCGGGCCGACCCTGTATGCGCGCACCTCGAACATCCTTTCCATCGCCCAGAGCCAGACCGGCACGGTACAACTGGGTTCGATCATTGATGCACGCGGCAGTTACCTCGTAAGCAACGATTCACTGAAGGACTATCGGGCCATCGTCGCCGAACTGGATGTCCAGGCAGGACAGCCGGTGCAATTGAGCGCACAGATGTGCGCCGCCCTGAACGTGACCGAGGGCAGCCCGCTCCGGCTGATCGCCCTGTGA
- a CDS encoding flavin-containing monooxygenase yields the protein MQTFQVLIIGSGFGGQCAAINLLKAGIDDFRLLERRDFFGGTWCQNTYPGAAVDVPSPLYSLSFAPYRWTQMFAEQAELHHYTEYVVDRFGLREKVELQANVESIEWDADQQRWAVHTGTKGTFYAQFLINATGPLSQPVIPRFEGQERFQGKTFHTNNWDHAFDYRHKHVAIVGSGASAAQVIPTIAPDVEHLHVFQRTPHWVLPRADRTFGPFQRWLLGLKPAYKLLRWMLYWQFETRVIAFKYSKPAIRMVQQHALRFLKRQVPDPELRRKLTPDFTIGCKRVIISSTLYPALGRSNVTLHSREQGIASIDETGIVTQDGQHIDLDLIVWSTGYDATDGVISYPVTGKNGTRLKDVWAQYPRAYLGTSLPDFPNLFIVTGPNTGIGHTSALFIIESQMNYILDCIRTLKERGLRSIEVRPEAERTYTEMIHREMERTVWKSGGCHSWYQSRSGHVVAMFPGFSFSYHRLTRALKPADHILS from the coding sequence ATGCAGACCTTTCAAGTGTTGATCATCGGCAGCGGTTTTGGCGGTCAGTGCGCGGCGATCAATTTGCTCAAGGCAGGCATCGACGATTTTCGCCTGCTGGAACGACGGGACTTTTTTGGCGGCACCTGGTGCCAGAACACCTACCCCGGCGCCGCCGTGGACGTGCCCTCGCCGCTTTATTCACTGTCCTTCGCCCCTTACCGCTGGACGCAAATGTTCGCCGAACAGGCTGAACTGCACCACTACACCGAGTACGTGGTGGACCGCTTCGGCCTGCGGGAAAAGGTCGAGTTGCAAGCTAATGTCGAATCCATCGAATGGGACGCCGACCAACAGCGCTGGGCAGTCCACACCGGCACCAAAGGCACTTTTTATGCGCAGTTCCTGATCAATGCCACGGGGCCTTTGAGCCAACCCGTCATCCCGCGTTTTGAAGGCCAGGAACGTTTTCAAGGCAAGACTTTTCACACGAACAATTGGGATCACGCCTTCGACTACCGGCACAAACACGTCGCCATCGTCGGCAGCGGCGCCAGTGCCGCCCAGGTCATCCCGACGATTGCTCCCGACGTCGAGCACCTGCATGTGTTCCAGCGCACGCCACACTGGGTACTGCCACGCGCCGACCGTACCTTCGGTCCCTTCCAGCGTTGGCTGCTGGGCCTGAAACCGGCGTACAAGCTGCTGCGCTGGATGCTCTATTGGCAATTCGAAACCCGGGTGATTGCCTTCAAATACTCAAAACCGGCGATTCGCATGGTCCAGCAGCACGCCCTGCGCTTCCTCAAGCGCCAGGTGCCCGACCCCGAATTGCGCCGAAAACTGACCCCGGACTTCACCATCGGCTGCAAGCGCGTGATTATCTCAAGCACCCTGTACCCGGCGCTGGGTCGCAGCAACGTGACGCTGCACAGCCGCGAGCAAGGCATCGCGTCCATCGACGAAACCGGCATCGTCACCCAGGACGGCCAGCACATCGATCTGGACCTGATCGTCTGGTCCACCGGTTACGACGCCACCGACGGGGTGATTTCCTACCCGGTCACCGGCAAGAATGGCACCCGGCTCAAAGACGTCTGGGCGCAGTATCCCCGGGCGTACCTGGGCACCAGCCTGCCGGACTTTCCTAACCTGTTTATCGTCACCGGGCCCAATACCGGCATCGGTCACACCTCGGCGCTGTTCATCATCGAATCGCAGATGAACTACATCCTCGATTGCATTCGCACACTCAAAGAACGCGGTTTGCGCAGCATCGAAGTTCGCCCCGAGGCAGAACGTACCTACACTGAGATGATCCACCGGGAAATGGAACGCACCGTCTGGAAGTCCGGCGGCTGCCACAGTTGGTATCAAAGCAGGAGCGGTCACGTCGTTGCCATGTTTCCGGGGTTCAGTTTCAGCTATCACCGGTTGACCCGGGCACTGAAACCCGCCGACCACATTTTGTCCTGA
- a CDS encoding alpha/beta fold hydrolase → MLVLVVAIAVFVAWSWLSYPAIGYWLYDLDTALEAKLYRLHKIVVPIAEMTVSTWQGGPYEASSSVLMLHGFSADKNIWLRFARHFVGNYRVIIPDIAGHGETGFKAGGGYDIPLQAKRMIQLLDVCGVDKVHVIGNSMGGYMAAWLAATYPERIASVALIDPAGVTAPEASDLERHLAKGHNPFLIHSREEFQRFYAMTMAEPPWVPGVVLDAIAQRYEQSREELEEIFNDFRASPPMEPKLPDIKCPALLLWGHKDRLIDVSSVAVWSKGIADLRVVIWDHSGHMPMVEQPTNTARLYREFLGSLRSESRSHL, encoded by the coding sequence ATGCTTGTTTTAGTTGTCGCTATCGCCGTTTTCGTAGCCTGGAGCTGGTTGAGCTACCCGGCGATCGGTTACTGGCTGTATGACTTGGACACCGCCCTGGAGGCCAAGCTGTATCGGCTGCACAAGATCGTTGTGCCGATCGCCGAAATGACCGTGTCGACCTGGCAAGGCGGGCCCTACGAAGCGTCCAGCAGCGTGCTGATGCTGCATGGCTTCAGCGCCGACAAGAATATCTGGCTACGTTTCGCCCGGCATTTTGTCGGCAACTATCGCGTGATCATCCCCGACATCGCCGGTCATGGCGAAACCGGCTTCAAGGCCGGGGGCGGCTACGACATCCCCTTGCAGGCCAAACGAATGATCCAGCTGCTGGATGTCTGCGGGGTCGATAAGGTCCATGTGATCGGCAACTCGATGGGCGGCTACATGGCGGCGTGGCTGGCGGCGACGTATCCGGAGCGGATTGCCTCGGTCGCGCTGATCGATCCGGCCGGCGTGACCGCCCCCGAAGCCAGCGACCTGGAGCGACACCTGGCCAAGGGACATAACCCGTTCCTGATTCATTCGCGGGAGGAATTCCAGCGTTTCTACGCCATGACCATGGCCGAACCGCCGTGGGTGCCGGGCGTGGTGCTGGACGCCATTGCACAGCGTTATGAACAGAGTCGCGAGGAGCTGGAGGAAATCTTCAACGATTTCCGTGCCAGCCCGCCGATGGAGCCCAAATTGCCCGACATCAAATGCCCGGCCCTGTTGCTATGGGGCCACAAGGACCGCTTGATCGATGTCAGCAGCGTGGCCGTGTGGAGTAAAGGCATCGCCGATTTGCGAGTGGTCATCTGGGACCACAGCGGCCATATGCCAATGGTCGAACAGCCGACCAATACCGCGCGCCTGTATCGGGAGTTCTTGGGATCGCTGCGCTCGGAAAGCCGTTCTCACCTGTAA
- a CDS encoding type 1 glutamine amidotransferase domain-containing protein, with protein sequence MKILMVLTSHDQLGDTGKKTGFWLEEFAAPYFAFKDAGAQLTLVSPKGGQPPLDPKSDEPDAQTAATDRFRKDSAAQSALASTALLSSARAEDYDAVFYPGGHGPLWDLAEDKNSIALIEAFIKAGKPVAAVCHAPGVLRDVKGTDGQPLVKGKRVTGFTNTEEEAVQLTKVVPFLVEDMLKEKGGVYSKGADWASYVLTDGLLITGQNPASSEAAAEALLAKLK encoded by the coding sequence ATGAAAATCCTGATGGTTTTAACGTCCCACGATCAATTGGGTGACACGGGTAAGAAAACCGGCTTCTGGCTGGAAGAATTCGCCGCGCCGTACTTCGCGTTCAAGGATGCCGGCGCTCAACTGACCCTGGTCTCGCCCAAAGGTGGCCAGCCGCCGCTGGACCCGAAAAGTGACGAGCCGGACGCGCAAACCGCGGCCACTGATCGCTTTCGCAAAGATTCCGCCGCCCAGTCTGCATTGGCGTCTACCGCTTTGCTGAGCAGCGCGCGAGCTGAAGATTATGACGCGGTTTTCTACCCTGGCGGTCATGGCCCGTTGTGGGACCTGGCCGAAGACAAGAACTCGATCGCGCTGATCGAGGCGTTTATCAAGGCGGGCAAGCCGGTTGCAGCCGTTTGTCATGCGCCGGGTGTGTTGCGTGACGTCAAGGGCACCGACGGCCAGCCGCTGGTTAAAGGCAAGCGTGTGACCGGGTTTACCAACACAGAGGAAGAGGCGGTGCAACTGACGAAGGTCGTGCCGTTTTTGGTGGAGGACATGCTCAAGGAGAAAGGTGGCGTGTATTCCAAGGGCGCGGATTGGGCGAGTTACGTGCTTACGGATGGGTTGCTGATTACTGGACAGAATCCGGCGTCGTCTGAAGCTGCCGCCGAAGCGTTGTTGGCGAAGTTGAAATAA
- a CDS encoding diguanylate cyclase: protein MGKTGGKGLSLARRLYTSRTLGLVLGLLCVGAAMYPLDPAPWVWGLMVFNGVLWPHVAYQWARRAKVPFHAEHRNILIDACLGGFWVAAMHFNPLASAATLSMMAMNNVAIGGLRFLLVGTVAQTLGIGVGMLVFTPGFIAQTSPLQLYACLPLLILYPLALGWICFRQATTLGRHKRELLALSRTDSLTGLLNHGAWKDQLEVEFQRCQRQQQGAAIALIDIDHFKAINDTYGHVAGDIVLRQLSKMLKQNLRATDVAGRYGGDEFCVLLPDLPLDSAAAAMDALRDRFATLGYEQNPALNVSLSIGLAAFSPAHTDATLWLNDADQALYEAKTTGRNRVICRIGGQPEHELLDPV, encoded by the coding sequence ATGGGAAAAACGGGAGGAAAAGGGCTTTCTCTGGCCAGGAGGCTCTACACATCGCGAACCCTGGGGCTGGTACTTGGGTTGTTGTGCGTCGGCGCGGCGATGTATCCACTCGATCCGGCGCCGTGGGTGTGGGGGCTGATGGTATTCAATGGCGTGCTTTGGCCGCATGTTGCCTATCAATGGGCGCGTCGGGCGAAGGTTCCCTTTCACGCCGAACATCGCAACATATTGATCGATGCTTGCCTGGGGGGATTCTGGGTCGCGGCGATGCACTTCAATCCACTGGCGAGCGCAGCGACTCTTTCGATGATGGCCATGAATAACGTGGCCATTGGCGGATTGCGTTTCCTGCTGGTGGGAACGGTCGCGCAGACTCTCGGCATCGGTGTCGGCATGCTGGTGTTCACTCCGGGCTTCATCGCGCAAACCAGTCCGTTGCAGCTCTATGCCTGTTTGCCTCTGTTGATCCTGTACCCACTGGCGCTGGGCTGGATCTGCTTTCGGCAGGCCACCACCCTGGGCCGGCACAAACGTGAACTGCTGGCCCTGAGCCGCACCGACAGCCTCACCGGCCTGTTGAACCACGGGGCCTGGAAGGATCAGCTGGAAGTTGAATTCCAGCGTTGCCAGCGCCAGCAACAGGGCGCCGCGATTGCGCTGATCGACATCGATCATTTCAAAGCCATCAATGACACCTACGGCCACGTTGCCGGGGACATTGTGTTGCGTCAGCTGAGCAAAATGCTCAAGCAGAACTTGCGGGCAACTGACGTGGCGGGGCGTTATGGCGGTGATGAATTTTGCGTTTTGCTGCCGGACTTGCCTCTCGACAGCGCTGCGGCCGCCATGGATGCCTTGCGTGATCGCTTTGCCACGTTGGGTTACGAGCAGAACCCGGCGCTGAACGTCAGCCTGAGCATTGGTCTGGCCGCATTCAGTCCGGCACACACCGACGCCACCCTGTGGCTCAACGACGCCGATCAGGCGCTCTACGAAGCCAAGACCACCGGCCGCAACCGCGTGATCTGTCGCATTGGTGGTCAGCCCGAGCACGAACTGCTCGATCCGGTCTGA
- a CDS encoding M20/M25/M40 family metallo-hydrolase, giving the protein MTLKLSRSLLATSLGLTLALGVLAPAAFAEPHKQVLADSEQYKGEALKLLERLVNIDSGSGYEPGLTQVRDIAIDELKKLGFSIELVPNTPDKSSHVIATLKGTGKAKILLMAHMDTVFKEGSAAERPFHIKEGRAYGPGVMDDKGGIVAGIYALKVLKNLDFKDYAQITFLLDASEETGSDIATDLIKKTAKAHDVTLNLEPGRPADGLVLWRKGSATAVVEVKGKAAHAGVAPELGRNAAMEAAHQILQLGKLGDEAKKTTINFTVLKAGDRTNVIPDQATAKADVRAAVPEEFDRIEKDLARVSQDKLIADTQVTTTLQRGLPPMPQTAESDRLMAMAQGIYGEIGRKLTEEGSGGAADASLSAGVGTPTLDGFGIVGGNIHTPEEYAEVESVAPRIYLLSRMIMELAKAH; this is encoded by the coding sequence ATGACGCTCAAGCTCTCTCGCTCTCTGCTGGCCACTAGCCTTGGCCTGACCCTCGCCCTCGGCGTTTTGGCCCCTGCGGCCTTCGCTGAACCCCACAAGCAAGTCCTCGCCGATTCCGAACAATACAAGGGTGAAGCCCTGAAACTCCTGGAACGGCTGGTGAACATCGACTCCGGTTCCGGCTACGAGCCCGGCCTGACGCAAGTGCGCGACATCGCCATCGATGAGCTGAAAAAACTTGGCTTCAGCATCGAACTGGTGCCGAACACGCCGGACAAGAGCAGCCACGTGATCGCCACGCTCAAAGGCACCGGCAAGGCGAAAATCCTGCTGATGGCGCACATGGACACCGTGTTCAAGGAAGGCTCGGCCGCCGAGCGCCCGTTTCACATCAAGGAGGGTCGCGCCTACGGACCGGGCGTGATGGATGACAAGGGCGGCATCGTCGCCGGGATCTATGCGCTGAAAGTCCTTAAGAATCTCGACTTCAAGGACTATGCGCAGATCACTTTCCTGCTCGACGCCAGTGAAGAAACCGGCTCGGACATCGCCACCGACCTGATCAAGAAAACCGCCAAGGCCCACGACGTAACCCTCAACCTCGAACCGGGCCGCCCGGCGGATGGCCTGGTGCTGTGGCGCAAAGGCAGCGCCACCGCCGTGGTCGAAGTCAAAGGCAAAGCCGCTCACGCCGGTGTGGCGCCGGAGCTGGGGCGCAACGCGGCGATGGAGGCCGCGCACCAGATTCTGCAGCTCGGCAAACTGGGCGACGAAGCGAAGAAAACCACCATCAACTTCACCGTGCTCAAGGCCGGCGACCGCACGAACGTGATTCCGGATCAGGCCACGGCCAAGGCGGATGTGCGGGCAGCGGTGCCGGAAGAATTTGACCGGATCGAGAAGGACCTGGCGCGGGTGTCCCAGGACAAGCTGATTGCGGATACGCAAGTCACGACCACCCTCCAACGCGGCCTGCCGCCGATGCCGCAGACGGCGGAATCGGATCGACTGATGGCGATGGCGCAAGGGATCTACGGTGAGATCGGTCGCAAGTTGACCGAAGAAGGCAGTGGCGGGGCGGCAGACGCAAGTCTATCGGCCGGTGTGGGCACGCCGACACTGGACGGGTTCGGGATTGTTGGCGGCAATATCCATACGCCCGAGGAGTACGCGGAGGTCGAAAGCGTGGCGCCGCGGATTTATCTGTTGTCGCGGATGATTATGGAATTGGCCAAAGCTCACTGA